Genomic segment of Jaculus jaculus isolate mJacJac1 chromosome 6, mJacJac1.mat.Y.cur, whole genome shotgun sequence:
TCCTCTCGCTCCCACCGTCCGCTCCACACCTGCCAACCCTGCAGGACGCTGTCATCCCTGGTTTGCGCTCACGCTCGTCACGCGTCGCCGTGACGGGCGGGTGGTCCCGAGCAGGGCCGAGACGGTTCGAGCACGGCCCTTCTGCAGACGAGCAGCGCCGCtcacctgaggcaggagagcgcaGGGCCAGAGAGTCGGGGCCGCCGGACCACCAGACGTGAACGCCACCAGCAGGGAAGCCCATCCACTGCGCGGGGGACTTTTCGTGCGCCTGCGCGTAAGGCAGGGAGCGTGCAGAGCGCACGCGCGCAGACCCCGCGTGCAGCGCTTACGGTTCCGGCTGGGAAGAAGCGGAACCTCCTGCAATCTAGTTCCCACCGTGTGCACTGTCGTTTCTGCCCCAGAACTATTTTTAGCAAATCCCCGGCCTCcgtgccctccccaccccccaccaagtGTAAAGAGCCGGGCCTGGGCTTCCAGGGTCGTGTTCCCTAACCAGGCTTGGCCGATGGACCGGGAGACGCGCACCTTCGCCGAGATGCACTTCCGGAACCTGGGGGGCCGAGTCTATGGCGCCGGCGGACCAGCGCCCAGCCGCGTAGCCTTCATCCAGGCGCCTGAGACCTTCTCGTACGCGGACTTCGTGAAGGGCTTCCTGCTGCCAAACCTGCCCTGCGTGTTCTCCAGCGCCTTCACCGAGAGCTGGGGCAGTCGGCGACGCTGGGTGACGCCCGCGGGGAGACCCGACTTCGAGTACCTGCTGCGGCAGTACGGTGAGGAGGACGCACGCGCGGGGACGCGGCGGCAGGGACCCGGGGCGGCTTGGGGGACGCCGGGAGGGCCCCAGACCTCAGCGCCGGACGGAGGGCCCGCACGGGACAGCCAGGACACCCAAGTGTTGGACCTCCCGGCGAATTCGCCTGCAGCCAGtgcacggggggcggggggcgggatCCCAGGGGGATGGGCTACAGTCGGGGACTCGCAGCCTGGTCTGTGCTGAGCCTTTCGCTTCAGGAGATGTGGTTGTGCCAGTTGCCAACTGTGGAGTGCGGGAATACAACTCGAACCCCAAGGAGCACATGCCCTTCCGCGACTACATCAGCTACTGGAAGGAATATATCCGGGATGGCTACTCCTCCCCACGGGGCTGCCTCTACCTCAAGGACTGGCACCTGTGCAGGTAATGGGGGGCGGGGCTGTGGCCTCTGTGAACGTATCCTACAACAGCCTGGCCCCAGGCCTTTCTGGCTGGGCACGAACACTGCTCTCGTCTCACCCTGAAAAGAAATCGCATTTAAGATTTAAGATATGCAGCACTCTCCCTGATTGGTCCTCAGTTGCCCCACACAGACAGTCCCCACCTTATGATCGCTGAACCTAGGAGTTTTGACTTTTTAATGGTGCAAGAATGTTGTGAATTTAGTAGAAACTGTACTTCGagttttgaattttgttctgTTCCTGAGCTAGCCATATGTGGTCTGTTCCTCTACCAATGTTGGGCAGTGGTGAGGAGCCACAGTTCCTATCAGACTGGTCATCCCTCCAGGAGATAATCATCCCTGTACAGCTGTATAGTAGGCTGTCTTGTCAAGCTGTGGTGTTCAGGCAATTGAGAAcactgctttgtttttcttttttatattgaaGAGTGAACCCAGGGTCTTCCATATCCCAAACACCTACTCTTAggttattttgaattttattatattGTTTCTTGGGAACTGGGGTTCCCTTTCATGGGTTCTTAGTTTTGTGAATAATAGAATTTATGAATgggttcaagaaaaaaaattgaggacaAATTTACTAGCTTTTGAGAGGAAAAACCATAAGACAGGAAGCTTTAAATTTCAGCATCTGTTGGGAGGAGAGAGATGAATAATAGAAAGAGTCAAGCCTTCTGAATTAGGATCCAGAAAGTAGACATGCTCAGCAACAGAGGTAGGAAAGCAGTTACATGGGGGAATGGGGCTTCTAAGAATCCCAGTGTGGAGACCAGCATGCTTGGAATTTTGGCCAGggtctaaagaaaagaaaaagtaaaaaatttgcTTTCTGAATTAGAACTCAGAGAAGCAAATAGGCTCAGTAATGAGAATCTGCAAGCAATTGCCTAGCTTCTGTGAGTTTAAGTCCATTGTTTCATTAAGAGAATAAATATTCCTCCCACTTCCTTAGCATGTCTTTAGGTGAGGGGTggtctcttggttgggtgatttacaGGCTCAGTTGGATCAACTCTTCATTTCTCCAACAGGGACAGAGTTAAGACTCAAATTATAATCTTTTGGCCAGGAGGAATTAGCTTTCCCTAAACAAAGCTCTGACacctctgccctcctcccttcACCAGGGAGAAGGAATATGGAGTTCAATGCAGAGGAGAGGTCCATCCTCAATGGCCTCCAAACCTAACTATCTCAGGATTTTCATATGGACTGCTCAGGACATATACCCATTGTAAGCTgaggaaaaaaatctatatatcaTCTTAGGAGCTTCACCTATCCCCATGACCCAACCTCCACAGCCCTTACTGTGGGAAGCACATCCACCCATTTCCATGGTGGCTTTGGGATTATGTGTGTCCCTTGCTAAGTGTGCATTTCACAAGCTCAGACCCCTAGCAGAAGGTAGAGTCTGCTGTTCAGTGAACCAAGTGACcaattgaattcttttttttttttttttttttttggtttttcgaggtaaggtctcattctagcccaggctgacctggaattcactatggagtctcagggtggccttgaactcacagcgatcctctgcctcccaagtgctgggattaaaggcgtgtgccaccatgcccggctccaattGAATTCTTATATCACTTGTTGCAAAACTAAAGCTCAAAGAAGCTGCGTAAGATAGAACTCATGGCCTGCAGTTTCCACAACTGACCAGAGGCATGAGAAGCACTAGTCTCATCGTACCCTGTCATAATGCTGCTTGTTTGGCACAGAGAATTGGCCTGGATGGACACCTTGTGGCTTGTGGCCAGATGCTGGTTCTGGCCCTGGACATTCCTGATCTAACAGCAAAGACAGATTCCCATATTCAGATAGTGTCATGTGCTGTGCTTTGGGGTTGAGGGGTTTCTGAGTAAGCATTTCCCCAAATACTGCATGGGTATACTTGTGCTAGAAAATTGTTCATTATATTTGAAAACCAGTGTTTGACAGGTTTcctgtattttatttgcaagcccaAAATATcagaaaggacagaggaaggtACAGTGCTCACAGTCAGGAGAACACAGGGAAAATGATTCTTGAGCAGGATTTTACAGATAAACGAAGAGTTTGTCGAGTTCAAAGGCAGGCCAGGCAGGGAATCCTGAAGGCGTTTGGGGTCTGCAGGCAAGTGGTGCTGCCCAGGCTCTGCCCTCTCACTGTCTCTGACAAGAATTAGATTGACATGACTTCCAGGAGCTTTTCCCAACATAGTATTGGTTGAGTTGTGCCTTTGCTAGGAATGGTGTAATATATGCTCCTGTGTTTGGGTGAGTGGGTAGGGTTCTAGTAATGAAGTTGAGAGGTACTCAGTAGCCCTCACACCTGGGCCTGCAGCCTAGAGATTTTCTGGAGAGTTAGGAGGCCTACAGTTCAGCAACTGGCATGATGCTTGCCATATATTCAGAGATCCCAGTAACCTTTGCTTGTGTGGGATGGTTATGCCAGGCCACAATTTTCCATGCTAACTATTCTGGGCTGATCAATTTGAGGGAGTTCAGCTCAGGTCTCTCAGGGTCTGTGGCTGTCAGGCAGCTCCACTAAGACTGGATGCTCTTAGGAGGCCCTAGGATATTGATGTTGGTGGGCCTGCTGGGTAAGTACCCGGTGGATTACTGTTGAAGCTTTCTGCACTATCCACAGAGACTCTTCAGAGGAAGACTTGGAAGATGTGTTCATCTTGCCAGTATACTTCTCATCAGACTGGCTGAATGAGTTCTGGGATGCCCTGAATGTGGATGACTACCGCTTTGTCTATGCTGGGCCCAGGGGCTCCTGGTAATGCCAGGCAGGGTCCCTGGGCACCTGGTGAACGAGGTGGGAGGTGTGGTAGTCCCCTGTGTTTGGAGGCCTCTGAGGTGGCTGCTTGGAGGTCAGTCAGaagagccagggcctcctctgCATTCCACAAGGCACAAACCAAGGAACCCTTGCTGCAGGTCGCCCTTCCATGCAGACATCTTCCGCTCCTTCAGCTGGTCTGTCAACATCTGTGGGAGGAAGAAGTGGTTGTTCTTCCCGCCAGGTCAGGAGGAGGCCCTGCAGGACTGCCATGGCAACCTACCCTATGATGTGACCTCCCTTGAGCTTCAAGACACCCGCCTGTACCCCAGGCTCAAGGACAGCAGCCCACCCCTTGAAGTTGTGcaggaggctggtgagatggtatTTGTGCCCAGCGGGTGGCACCACCAAGTGTACAATCTggtaaggtggcacatatggcCCTGCTGTTGGCACGCTCACCCCCTCCCCAGGCCACCCTTGGCTACCCCAGCTGCCTCTCTGCAGAAAGCAAATACTAGTCTCTTCCTGATCATTCCCTCCAAGAGCCAGGGTGAGGGTGGGCTTGGGTAGCCACAGATGAGGCTGCAGAGGACCCAGCCCCTTGCTCCATTCCAGTGTGGTTCCCTCACTGGGCTTGTACGATCTGAGATGGTCCCAGGCCCTAGCTCTCCTCCTGCTACACGCTGGCCACACTGGGAGGGGGGATCAGCGTTGCCCAGCTGCAGCAGGCCAGGCGTCTGCATGTTCTCAGGTCGCCCACCCAGAGCGCTGGTGGGGGCAGTGGGCATTGCACACCGAGCGGGGTGGCACCCGCTGTGAGCGCACGAGCCATCCTGCCCCCTGCCCTCCAGGATGATACCATCTCCATCAACCACAACTGGGTCAATGGCTGCAACCTGGCCAACATGTGGCACTTCCTGCAGCAGGAGCTCAGGGCTGTGCAGCAGGAAGTCAGTGAGTGGAAGGACTCCATGCCTGACTGGGACCATCACTGCCAGGTAGGTGGCGGGAGGCCAGCAGCCAGCATGTTGGGTCAGCCTGGGGGCCAGGCTGCTGTTGCGGCTCAGCATGCCTGTCTCTGGGCCCTGCCTTCACCCTTAACTGGTTAGGGATCTGCACAttgggctgggcctgggcttgtgACCCAGGGCCCATACCCTTTTTTTCCTGGCCTAGGTCATCATGAAGTCCTGCTCAGGGATCAATTTTGAAGAATTCTACCACTTCCTCAAGGTCATTGCTGAGAAGAGACTCCTTGTCCTGAAGCAGGGGACAGACATGCTTCCTGGGGACAGCACGGGCCTAAAGCTAGGCCTGCAGCAGGCTGCATTTGACGTTGGCCGCCTTGCAGATGTGCTGGCCTCTGTGGCCGCACACCCTGACTTTCAGAGAGTAAACACCAGCTCATTCTCACCACAGCCCAAGGAGCTACTCAGGCAGCTGGAGGATGCTGTGGCCACCGCTGAGGCCCTTTAGCACCTGTGGGAGGTTGTGATGCAGGAGGGCAGCTCCCTGCCTTAGGGTCCCTCTGGAAGTACATACAGTCCTCCCTTGAGGCCAGATGTGCCCCTGCTGGGCAGATACAGCTCTTTTTAGGTGGTCTGATGCAATCTTGCCCATCTATGGCTGTTTCCTAGGGTCCAGGCCTTCAGTATTGGGTTTGGTCTATTCAGAATGGGACCAACTCCTGAGGTGGTTAGTAACGAGATGGGTTTGTCAATATGCCTGCAAAcctgctagggaattgaactccaatGGTGCCCTTGTGAGTATATTTCCTTGgagctcctcccacctccacccacCTACCCTAGTTAGCCCATGACTCCTGAGTGATGGGTATCCTATCTGCTGGTCCTGAGATCTCCTCAGAGGCTGCTCTGTGCTCCATAGCCTATGCTTTGGTCACTTGCATACATCCAGTCACCCTTTAAGCCTTTTTGTCCTCTGGTTCTGTCCTGAGAGTTCTGGGTCCCGGCTGGACCAGGAGGAGTTGGCCAGGGTGTGGGAGGTTGAAGCTGGCTTATTAGTCTGGGGGTTGTTGGCCTGTGTCTAGAGGCACAGGCTGGGTAGCTGAAAAATCCAGCCACTGgcccagccatctccccagaaggGAGGCAGTGGTGAAGAGGGAAGGGTTTTCTTTCTCACCTCAACTGTTCTGGACCTGGGCTACCCTAGGAGGGCAGGCCCACCCCAGAGCAGAAGCTTGGAGAGCCCAGTCTGGGGTCACTTCTACCGTTCAGGTCAGCACACCCCATTGTCCCTCAGTcttgggcagggcagggcctgcCCTTACTGTCCACAGTAGGTTCTCCGTGTCTAAGGTAGAGGCAAGCAAGCTCTTCCCTCTGGCCTGCATAGGGCTCCATGGCACCCTGTTCTTTGTGCTGCTCTTTTCTTGCTGCTGCTCCCAAGAGCAGCAGGTACAGCTGAGAGGACAGTGCTGTGAGGCTTGTGTAAGAACAAGCTGCTGCTCTGGGCCCTGGCCCGATGACACTGGGCGTGTGGATCACATTGGCAGTCAGAAGCAATGTTGCCTTAACTTGTATCCCTTGAGAACCAAGCTGGGGCCTCATGGGAAGAGGAAAATCTTATGAAGGGTGGCCACAGTCCTTGTAGTGGCTCTATGCCAGGCCTGGGCCCTGAGATGCACCCTTTCATCCCTAGGATAACACTGAATGGGGTCTCCTAGGAACTGTTTCAGAGAGCCACCTGAGGCTTGGAGCACTGCACTGTGTTTCTAAGACACAGCCTGTGGCTGCCCTGCAGGGTGGCAGTCCACACTGCTCACCTTGTGAGCTGCAGTCCCACACTGGCTGGGCATGTGCAGGAGTGTCAGCACCAGCGAGCTGGTCTCATCTCTGTTGGGATCACCAGGAGCAGCTGGAGCTCAGGTGGAGATCCAgctcagtgcctctagccacaggTGGGATGTTGTGCCCAGGAAGAGGGCTCATGGTATGGGCAAATGAAGTGTAAGTACAGTCATTCATtagagtctagcccaggctaacctggaatgagTGTACTTACACTTCATTTGCCCACTAAGTAATGGCAGCACTTCTGTTCCACAGCCAGTACCGACAGCACTGCCACAGTGAGTCCTTTCCAAGCATCCCGAGGTAGATAAGGTCCTTAGTCCCGTGCTTGTAGGCTCCTAACGGGAGTGGGGCCAGACGCCCCGGTTTCCTCCCTACCTGGAGCCAGTTCACACATGAAGCCCAGCAGCTTAGGAGCAACTCAGTTTACCTCCCTGCCTCCAGATGGGCAAAAATTTTTAGAGTTTGACACCCAGGACCATATGTAACACAAGCAGCAGCCACTGTTAGGAAGGAGGAGACTCCTCCTGTTGTCTGCTGATAACACCGGTGTCCAGAGCCATAGCTTGCACCAAGCTACAGCTGTATACAGTGTCTTTAAGAACCTATGCTTAGCAACAGTCTGTTCAGCCTTCAGATGGTGTCACCTATTGCTGATGTGTGCAGCAAAGAATTAGTATTTCACCATGTGTTATGAAACTTCATTTTGCCTTTGAACACATCCTGTTGCCTCAACCTCCAGCCTTAACTTACTGCAGCACATGTGGTCCTATTGTGACACTCTGTCATTCCCAAGTAGATGTTTTTTGGAGAACCTGTAATTTAGGTTGGAAATTAAATATGTCCTTGACCCAACTGTGTCATCCTGAGGGTCTGTCAGGCAAGGGACAGGATATTTGAACACTTGTAAAGCATTAATGAAAGGAATTATATCTTGGTCCAAGGGCCAAGAAAGGCTAAGTCCTATGGCAACTGTCCCTCCTATAATCCTGCCCCTGGGTCCAGCCCCAGCTCTTGACTAAGGTGTTATATAAACAGCAAGTGCACAGACATGGACTCCTTGAGtcagatttttaaaatctaaGTGCAGGGTTTGGTGTCagtactctggaagcagaggtaggattgcctggagttcaaggccaccctgagactacatagttaattccaggttagcctgggcaagagcaagaccgtacctcaaacaaacataaaaaggctgggtgtggtggtgcgcacctttaatcccagcacttgggaggcagaggtaggaggatccctgaaagtttgaggccagcctgaagtctacatagtgaattccaggtcagcctggaccagtgtgagaccttaactcaaaaaaaaaaaaaaataatataatcgaAGTGTAGCGAGAAGAGTGGCTTCCACAGCTGTTTGGGCCACTTGAAGGtggaggaagaaaagcaaaacgCAGGAGCTGCCATGATTTAATGTGAAAGGAAAGAGTACTGCAACCCCATGTGATCTGAATTCAGTTTCCTGATGtcagctgtaagccaaaatactaAAAGGAAACATTTAGACCATGTTCatagtatgttttattttattaggaATCATCTCACTGtgctttataaattaaaaattgtggTAACTGTATgtataggaaaaaataaagagtttGGTACTCTGGTTTCAGGCATCCACTGGAGGTCTTAAAACAGCTTCAGAAAAGGGAGTGACTGTCTACAAAGACTAATATCAGAAAGTAAGCAAAGTGGCCATGTGAACAGAGCTGGGTGGTCACTTTGGAACTCTGCAAAGCACCCAGAATTCTCTGTGAAGAACCATTTCGGCTGTACGAGAGGCCCTGGCTTTCACGCACACCATGCCTAGAAGAGGTCACGGCTCAATTGGCCCAGACTGTCCTTAGGTGGAGAGCGCCCTTCTTGGCGAGCAGTGATGTGGAGCTGTGTGTACTCTACATTTCCTCTCTAGCATACAGGGGTTAGAAGAGTGCGAAGGAGGGTGAGTTGGGAGCAAAGCTAAACTAGTGGAGAAAGTGACTCCAAATGGTGACTCAATCTTATGAAAACCATGCGTGCTGAAAAAGCttaaaatttctaaatatatCTTTATTCTCAAAAGACAGTGGCATAACAATTGCTGTTGAGCTTGTAATGTTCATATAAAGTGCATATATTATGTGGAAAATGCTATGCATAGGATTCACTTGAAGTTACATACCTAAAGCTATATGTGGAAGGGTGCAGTTACATAGGGCGATATTTCCATCCCTAACTGGGATAGTGTGAGTGTGCAGCTGATCTGACGAGGTGTGCATAAGCCATGGTGAGGGCATTGCATGAAAATGTGAATTGCAACGTCAGAGCCAAATCACCTTGGGCTATCTCTAGTCCCTCAATAGGCATTCCTTTCCCGCCTCTGCAGCTGACCTAACAACCATGTGGCTACCAGTTGACCA
This window contains:
- the Jmjd4 gene encoding 2-oxoglutarate and iron-dependent oxygenase JMJD4 isoform X2 codes for the protein MDRETRTFAEMHFRNLGGRVYGAGGPAPSRVAFIQAPETFSYADFVKGFLLPNLPCVFSSAFTESWGSRRRWVTPAGRPDFEYLLRQYGDVVVPVANCGVREYNSNPKEHMPFRDYISYWKEYIRDGYSSPRGCLYLKDWHLCRSPFHADIFRSFSWSVNICGRKKWLFFPPGQEEALQDCHGNLPYDVTSLELQDTRLYPRLKDSSPPLEVVQEAGEMVFVPSGWHHQVYNLDDTISINHNWVNGCNLANMWHFLQQELRAVQQEVSEWKDSMPDWDHHCQVIMKSCSGINFEEFYHFLKVIAEKRLLVLKQGTDMLPGDSTGLKLGLQQAAFDVGRLADVLASVAAHPDFQRVNTSSFSPQPKELLRQLEDAVATAEAL
- the Jmjd4 gene encoding 2-oxoglutarate and iron-dependent oxygenase JMJD4 isoform X1; its protein translation is MDRETRTFAEMHFRNLGGRVYGAGGPAPSRVAFIQAPETFSYADFVKGFLLPNLPCVFSSAFTESWGSRRRWVTPAGRPDFEYLLRQYGDVVVPVANCGVREYNSNPKEHMPFRDYISYWKEYIRDGYSSPRGCLYLKDWHLCRDSSEEDLEDVFILPVYFSSDWLNEFWDALNVDDYRFVYAGPRGSWSPFHADIFRSFSWSVNICGRKKWLFFPPGQEEALQDCHGNLPYDVTSLELQDTRLYPRLKDSSPPLEVVQEAGEMVFVPSGWHHQVYNLDDTISINHNWVNGCNLANMWHFLQQELRAVQQEVSEWKDSMPDWDHHCQVIMKSCSGINFEEFYHFLKVIAEKRLLVLKQGTDMLPGDSTGLKLGLQQAAFDVGRLADVLASVAAHPDFQRVNTSSFSPQPKELLRQLEDAVATAEAL